In the Drosophila virilis strain 15010-1051.87 chromosome 4, Dvir_AGI_RSII-ME, whole genome shotgun sequence genome, TTATCCAAATCATGAACGAGATCCTCAAGCTGGACCAGGAGGTGCTGCGTCAGTTCGGCGTTGCGctcagcaacaactgcaatttCTCAATCAAGTTTCTGTTATTGATTGCCGCCTGTCAGGCGTACATTATATTTATACGCATCCATGTGCTGGATGGTGTCATAACGCCCACCACCTATATCCTGATCGGATTCTATGCGATCCAGAATGGCCTGACGGCCACCTATATAGTGTTTGCCTCGGCCCTGCTGCGCATCGTTTGCATACGCTTTCAGTTTGTCAATCGGCTGCTCAATGGTTATTCGTATGCCCAGCTGCTGGGCAAGAGTCGGCGCCAGCTGCAGTCGCACATGGAAAGCTTTCCCGAGGATTCACTATTCATTTATCGGACACACAATCGATTGTTGCGCATCTACAAGAGCATCAACGAATGCTGCAGCCTGATAATTGTCTGCTTTCTGGGCTACTCCTTCTACACGGTGACCACCAATTGGTATAATCTATTTGTCCAGATCACCAACAACAAGGGCGTCATCTCGTCACACATAATGCAATGGTGCCTCGCCTGGCTGTGCTTGCACACCGCCCTATTGACCCTCTTGTCGCGTAGTTGTGGTGCCACCACCAACGAGGTGGGTAACCACCTCATGGCTGTGGAAACGCTACTAATTAGCTCAAACATCTACTTGCAGGCCAATATCACATCACAAATACTGGCGCGAGTCTATGGCAAGAGCAAGGAgtttcaaaatattgtaaGCTATATATTAAAACATGCTATATGAAAGTGGAGCATATATCTTCCACTTCAATTGCACAAATcagaatatatacatttcttatatacatatattgctAACTACTTCGGACAGATTGACAAATTTCTGACCAAGAGCATTAAACAGGAGGTACAATTCACGGCATATGGTTTCTTTGCCATAGACAACTCGACGCTGTTTAAGGTTAACTAAGCATAACTATTATTATCCTAATCAGAAATTGCATTAAGTGTTTCTCAGATCTTTTCAGCTGTCACCACTTATTTGGTCATTTTGATACAATTTAAACAGCTCGAGGATTCGAAATTGGAGGAACAATTACAGGAAACgaactaaatttaaatttatatactgttttaatttattagctATATTTATTACCATTACAAATCTTACGCAAATTGAACTAGCTgcatatattcatttatatatatactcgatAGTTCGACAAATCAAGCGCACAAAACTTTCAAatacatgaacaaaaaaaatgcattatttGAACTCAtcgtaaatttaaaaacaattaagaaaCCGACGCCAAAAAAAATGAACCACTCTAAGTTTTAATACAAATGCAGCATTCAAGTGGCGAGAAAAGATATAATAGGTTACAACTTACAAATTTAAGATTGATATTCATCAAAAGTAGTGGGAATAGTTATTCAAAATATACTCATATTTTTTGTGGGGCTATATATGTACGCTTTGAATGCTGCTGTGACTTAGTCGTGTGGTTAACTTCTTAGTTTATGTACCAGTATTAACAGTTCAGGACTTTGGACTTGCGACGCGTTTCCCCAAACAGGAATGAACAGATGCGATCCAGTGCAAAGGCGCCAACAATATCCACTATGAGCACAAGCAGCAATGTTTGACGGAACTGCAAAAACAGGTtattaatcaaataataatatacattaattgtaataattaaaattacgcACATTTCCTGGAAAGTCGACGATTTCAAAGAATTGCGTCAGGCCCGGCACAACGCCTGTGGTGAGGAATAGCACCAAGGCAGCCGAGGCGCCAATGGCGCACATTAGCATACGATTGGCGCGCAGGCTTTCCATAAACGGATGTCCCTAAAATGCAAACGTTTAATTAGTATATAGTAGATATTTGGCATGTTGGCCAAAAAAACCTTATAGTTCACTGCAATGGTGGCCACCTGCAGCGAGACGCAAATGATATAGACCGTGCTACTGACAATATTTGGAtcatatttagttttttcctCATTATCCATGTCAATATACAGCTTTACTTTGCCCACTctgaaaaagaaacaaaacgtCCATTAGGCTTAGGATGAGAGAATAAATAAGCTGCCCGATGCATAAACAGAATAAGGCATTATTTCCTCAAAATATTGACAGGCTCGTTAGCATAGAATCGGACAGACGGACTATTTACCTGGGTGGCGCCAGCGCCGTTGCCTCTCTGGTCAGATAATAGAGTGTGCCAAAGTGAACAGCGAATTGTGTGAGAATTGTCGATATGGtgtacaaattgaaaatattgggCAGTGGAGCCACCTTTGATAGAGTTTTCAGTGGCTGCAAGTAGATAATCacaagaatataataaaacttaACCAAGTAGATTATGCCAAAAATGCACCCAGCTCACCTTGGAGCGTGTAATGAACAGGAAACAAGCCGCTATGAAAATGCCCTGCATGGTGGCCTGTGTATCGCTGAACTTGACGCCATCAATATAGAGCACCGACTGGCAGTAGGCCTGGATAAGTGCGTTTAATGCCAGAATTTTGAACATTTGCAGTGTGGTAACTAGCGTGCAGCGTCCCTGCTTGATGATGTGGTTCACTTTAAAGACGTGGGAGTAAGCATTAACTCTTCATTGGAgtaatacaaaaatacaaatacgtaCCACACATAATCGACGATAATTTGCTGGTAAATGGCGCCGCAATGGATGCATCGCCCAGCTTAACCATTGTTTGATCCTCCATGTCGCGCAGAGCGCTCTGTAGACGCGCCTGCGTCCGATCGATATGCTCTTGGCGTCGCCGCGAAGTGCGCTCACGCGGCGACAGCTGCTGAttggccgctgctgccgcagcagctgctgttgcagctgcatttatttgccgcaGCTCGTCCTCGGTGCGATTGCGTTTGACGGGTGCGCTGGTCAGTAAGGAGACGCCGACATGGGCGTGCTTGAGGGCGCCCACATCGTTGGTGCCGTCGCCACACATCAGCGTGTAGTAGCCGAGCTGCTTGAGCGTCGTTATAATATACTCCTTCTGTTTGGGCGCAAAGCGGGCACAGACTGTCACCTGGGGCAGCACCTTGAGCATGTACTGATGGTGCGCTTGTTGCATATACTGTAATCCCTCGCCGGTAATGCACAAATCATTGGCGGACAGCAGCATTGAAATGTTCTTGCTGCTCTTGGCATCGTCCAGGG is a window encoding:
- the Gr32a gene encoding gustatory and pheromone receptor 32a isoform X1 gives rise to the protein MSPNSWVIEMAAHKSRLQVRRSLSPHPHALGSDAFVRSPHAPVGNPVFEDIGTILSVLKASGLLPIYEQVSSFEVGPPTRTNEFYSFFVRGVVHALTIFNIYSLMTPNGAKLFISLRETDNVNQWIELLLCILTYTLTVFVCARNTKCIIQIMNEILKLDQEVLRQFGVALSNNCNFSIKFLLLIAACQAYIIFIRIHVLDGVITPTTYILIGFYAIQNGLTATYIVFASALLRIVCIRFQFVNRLLNGYSYAQLLGKSRRQLQSHMESFPEDSLFIYRTHNRLLRIYKSINECCSLIIVCFLGYSFYTVTTNWYNLFVQITNNKGVISSHIMQWCLAWLCLHTALLTLLSRSCGATTNEANITSQILARVYGKSKEFQNIIDKFLTKSIKQEVQFTAYGFFAIDNSTLFKIFSAVTTYLVILIQFKQLEDSKLEEQLQETN